Sequence from the Aromatoleum petrolei genome:
CGGGGGCGGGCAACGCGGTGAGTCACGGCGCCGAGAGCGAAGCCGCGATGCAGAGCATGCAGCGGCTGATGGGGCTGTCCCAGCACATGCAGGCGACGATTGCGTCGTCGTCGCGCCTGGCCAACGCCGAGCTTGCCAACATCGAGGAGCTGACCCTGAAGCTCGAGGTGTACAAGGTGCTGCTGGGCCGTTCCGACCTGCAGCCGGCCCAGTTGCCGGACGAAACGCAGTGCCGCCTCGGGCGCTGGTACTACGAGGGCGAGGGGCGGGCGGAATTCTCGCGTCTGGCGGGCTTCCGCGAGATGGAGATGCCGCACCGGGCCGTGCACGACCATGCGCGCCAGGCGGTCGAGCGTTACCGTGCGGGAGACCTGCCGGGCGCGCTGCAGGCGCTCACGCGCATGGAAGAGGCGAACCTGACGGTGATGGCGGGCATGGAGCGCCTCCTCCAGTCCGGTGCCGCGCGGAGCGCGTGATGCCGGGACATCGGGATCCCTTCGCAGCCTCCGCCGCGGAACTGGGCGGGATTGCCGCCGAAATGGGCATCGATGCGGCGGAAATTGCAGCGCGGCGGGCCTTCCTGGAGTTGGAGGAGGCCGACGCGCAACGCCTGCGCGCGATGCGCGACAAACTGGCGGCCGCGCACCACGGCTTCGCCGACGGCTTCTACGAGTACCTGCGCCGCCTGCCGGAGCTGGCCGCGCTGCTGCCCGACGATGCGACGGTGGCGCGACTGAAGGCTGCGCACGGGCGCTATTTCGACAGCCTCGTCGCCGGCGACTACGGCGAAGCCTACGTCGCCGGCCGCCTGCGGGTGGGGATGACCCATGCGCGCATCGGCCTGACGCCGAAGTGGTACGTCGGCGCCTTTCGCAAGTACCTGTCGGACATGCTGCGTGCGACCTGGGATGCGACCGGCGGCGAGTTCGAATCCTTCCAGCCGGCGTTCGACGCGCTGCTGAAGGTCGTGATGCTGGACCTCGGGCTGACGCTGGACACGTACATCCACGCCGACACGCGTGCCATCGCCCTGCGCGACCGCGCGATCGAGTCCAGCGTCAATGGCATCTTCATCGCCGATGCGACGCCGCCGGAATGCCGTCTGAGCTATGTCAATGCGGCCTTCTCGAACATCCTCGGCAGCCCGCGCGAAGCGGTGCTGGGGCAGCCGTGCCTGTGCACCGGCGACGACGACGGTTTCGCGGTGATCCGCGACGCGATCGCGGCCGGGCGGGACGGCTACACCACGCTGTCGCGCACGCGGCCGGACGGCTCGCCGCAGTGGATCGAGCTCTTCCTCGCGCCGGTGCGCGGCGACGGGGGCGTCATCTCGCATTACGTCGGCATCCTGAACGATGTCACGGAGCGCAAGGAGGCGGAGGCGCAGCTGGCCTTCCTCGCCCACCACGACCGGCTCACCGGCCTGCCCAATCGTGCCTACTTCGACCAGCGCCTCGGACAGGTTCTCGCCGGGGCCAACCGCGGCCAGGGTTTCGCGCTGTGCTTTGTCGACCTCGACCGCTTCAAGGTGATCAACGACAGCCTCGGGCACGGAGCGGGGGACGCGGTGCTGGTCGAGGTTGCGCGCCGCATTGCCGGCGTGTGTCGCGGGGGCGACACGCTCGTGCGCCTGGCGGGCGACGAGTTCGTGATCCTGATCGAGGGGGCGGGTGAATCGGGCGATGCCGCGGCAGTCGCCGAGCGCGTGCTGCAGGCGCTGTCGCGCCCGGTCAGCGCCGCCGGGCGCGACGTGGATGTCGCCGCCAGCCTGGGCATCGCCCTGTGCCCCGACGACGGGCGGGATGCCGAGACGCTGTTGCGCAACGCCGACGCGGCGATGTACGCCGCCAAGGCGGCCGGGCGCAACACCTTCCGCTTCTACGACGAAGCGATGAACCGGCGCGCGCGCCTGCGCCTGAGCTTCGAGGCCGACCTGCGGCGTGCGGCCGCGCGCGGCCAGCTCGAACTCTTCTACCAGCCGCAGCTGCGCGGGGACGATGGGGCCTTGGTGGGAGCGGAAGCGCTGTTGCGCTGGCGCCATCCGGAGCGCGGCCTGGTGTCGCCGCTGGAGTTCATCCCGGTGGCCGAGGAGGCGGGCATCATCGCCGAACTGGGGGAATGGGCACTGCGCGAAGCGGCGCGCCAAATCGCCGACTGGCGGCGCAGGGGCGTCGCGGTGCCGCGCGTGGCGGTGAACCTGTCGGCGCGCCAGTTTCATGCCCCGGATCTCGTCGAACGAGTCACCCGCATCCTTGCCGAGGCCGAAGTGCCGAGCGCGTGGATCGAACTGGAAATCACGGAGTCGACGGCGATGCAGGATCCGGCCGGGGCGGTGCGCATGCTGCAGCGCCTGCGCGAGCATGGCCTGGAGGTGGCGATGGATGATTTCGGCACCGGGCATTCCTCGCTCGGGATGCTGCGCACGCTGCCGATCGACGTTCTCAAGCTCGACCGCAGCTTCGTGCAGCACCTGCCGGCTTCCGGCACCGATGCCGCGGTTGCGACCGCGGTGGTGACGCTTGCGCGCCAGCTGGGCCTCGCGGTGGTCGCCGAGGGCGTCGAGACGCCGGCTCAGCGAGCCTTTCTCGCCGACCTCGGCTGCGACCGCCTGCAGGGCTTCCTGTTTGCGCGGCCGCTGCCGGCCGCCGAGGTGGAGGCCTGGCTGTTGCGCCACCGGGGGGACGCCGGGTCCGGCAGTCGGGCAGGACGCGCGCCGATCCTCGCCGGGATCTCGTCCTGCACCACGCCGTCCTGAGGCGCGCACGGCGACAGAAAGCAGACTGAAAGCGAATTTGCGTTGAATGCCTCCACCCGGCCGCCAGGGGGTGGCCGAGGATCGGAAGATTCCCGAACCGGAGGAGCACAATGCACAAGAACATCATCGCCGCGGCGATCGCGGCGGCCGTCGCCATGCCGTTCGCCGCGCTGGCGCAATCCGCGCCTGCCAACGTCACGATCTACGGGCTGTTGGACCTCAACCTCGCGCGCGAATCGGCCGGCGACAAGAAGCACGTCGGCGTGGATCACGGCGAGCTGAACGGCTCGCGCCTGGGATTCCGGGGCAGCGAATCCCTGGGCGGTGACCTGAAGGCCATCTTCACGCTGGAGAGCGGTTTCGATCCCTCGACCGGTACCGCGGAGCAGGGCGGGAGGCTGTTCGGGCGCCAGTCCTTCGTCGGCCTGGAGAGCGCGACCTGGGGCCGGCTGACCCTGGGCCGCCAGTACTCGCCGGCCTTCGTCGCGATCGACCCCTTCGACGCCACGGGCTCGGCCGACCGCAGCCCCGGCCTGCTCAGCCGCAAGGCGGGCGGCATCAAGCCGGCCTACGAGACGCGCTTCGACAACATGGTGAAGTACCGCTCGCCGAGCTTCGCCGGTCTGGAATTCGACCTCGGCTACTGGCTGGGGGAGAAAACCGGCAGTGGCGACGCGATGAAGGAAGGCAACGGCCATGGCATCACGGCGCTGTACAAGAACGGTCCGCTGTCAGCCTCGCTCGTCACGCAGAGCGTATATCGCGATGCGACCGGCGGGCGCGTGCGCACCAGCGGCGGCGGTCTGGCCTACGACTTCGGCGTCGTCAAACCCTACCTCGCCTATACGCAGGACAAGGAGAGCGGCTCGGTCGGCAGCGGCAAGGCGCGCACCTTCGACATCGGCGCGGAGATCCGCGTCACCGGCACCGACACCATCGCGCTCTCCTACGCGAAACGCGACGAGCGCAACGATGCGGCCGCCGAGGATGCGCACGGCTGGTCGGCGTACTACATGCACGACCTCTCCAAGCGCACGACCCTGTATGCGGCGTACTCGCAGCTCAGCAACAAGGACGACGCCAACTACGCGCTCGGCAACCTCACGCCGGATGCCGGCGACGATCCGCGCGTCGTGATGGCAGGCATCCGCCACAAGTTCTGAGCGCGCACACCCTCTCCTCTTCACGCGTGCCCCGCGCGTGCTTTCCCCCGGTGCGGCAACCCGCGGCGCCGGGGGTTTTTCGTCCTGATCAGCCGCCGCAGGATCCGGCGCGATGCTCGCGGTCGACCAGGGCGACGATCGTGTCGACCGGCGTGTCCTGACTGCACACGCAGACGCCCTCGGCGAACACTTCCTGCGTCAGGCCCGACAGCACGTTGCCGCTCGGCATCTCGACGCTCAGTCGCGCGCCGCGTTCCCACGCGAGCCGGGCGGTGTCGTACCAGTTCACCGGGCAGGCCATATTGCTCGCGAGGTCTTCGGCCAGTGGTGCGGGGTGGATGATCGTCCGCGCCGAACTGGCGCTGAGGTAGTCGATCCGCGTCGGGCGCAGACGCACCGCTGCGAGCGCCTCGCGCATCGTGTCGGCGGCGGGGCGGAGCAGTTCGCAGTGTGAGGGCACACTGACGGCGAGCCGCTCGGTTCGCGTGGCGCCGTGCTCGAGCGCAAGCCGGGCGACGTCCTCCATCGCCGCCTCGGCGCCGGCGACGACCATCTGGCGCTCCGCGTTGCGGTTGGCGACGTACACGGGGCTGGCCGGCGCATGGACGCGCGCGACGAGCTGCGCGCACCGGCGGACGTCCAGCCCGACGATGGCCGTCATCCCGTAGCCGCGAGGGAAGCTGTCTTCCATGAGGCGAGCGCGCAGGGCGACGAGTCGCAGCGCGTCGCAATAGTCCAGCGCACCGGCGACGACGGCGGCCGGGAAGGCGCCGATGGACATGCCGGCCACCAGGTCCGGGCGCGCGCCGCGGGCGATCAGGCTGCGGGCCGTTGCGACGCCGGCGATCAGCAGGCTCAACTGGACCGCGACGGTCGAGGCCAGTGCCTCGGCGCTGTCGAGGCCGAGCGGGTCGAGGTGCAACACCTCGGCCGCCTCGGCGAGGGCCGCGGCGACTTGCTCGTCCGCAGGCAGGGCATGCAGCATCCCCGGACGCTGTGATCCCTGCCCGGGAAAGAGGAAGGCAGTGCTCATGCGGCCTCCCCCCGTTCATTGCGGTATGCCCACGGATCGGCCACCAGCACCGGCCCGCGGTCGGTCTTCAGCAGAACTCGTCCACGTCCGGCGAGCCACTCGTTGAGCGCGAAAGCGCCCGCGCCGGTTTCGATCTGGATGTCGAGCCGGCAGGCGACGCCGCCCTGCAGGGCTTGCAGGCGTCGGCGCTGCAGCGCCGATGGCGCGACGGCGGCGCGCAGCACGAGATCGAGATCACTGTTCGCATGCAGGATCGCTGCGCCGGTCGCCAGCGCGAACGCCGTGCTGCCGGCCGGCCCCCAGGCGAGGCCGATCTCGTCCAGCGGCGGCACGAGCCGGTGCAGCGTGTCGAGCACGGGATGGGCCGGCCGTTCGCCGCCTGCGCGCACGCCCTGCGCCAGTGTTTCCGGGGAGAGCGCGCGCAGGACGGCGTCGCGGGCGACCCAGCTCGCATGCCGTTCGGCACGCGAGCTGCCGCGCAGGCCCACGGCGACGAGGCCCGGCTGTGCGGCCTCGGCGCGCCGCACGACGACCGGCCACGCGGCACGCACCCACCCCGGCAGCGGTCCCCGCAATGCGCCAGGGTCGCGCAGCCACAGCAGGTCGTGGGGGCGGAACGCGGTGTTCATCGCGCGTGCCGCCGTCAGCCGACCAGCGCCTGGGTGGCGAGGAACAGCACCGACGGTCCCATCAGGCAGCCCAGCCCGGTGTAGAAGGTCGAGGTCATCGCACCGTAGGGCACCAGCTTCGGATCGATCGCGGCGAGCGCGCCGCAGACACCGCTGGTCGTGCCCATCATG
This genomic interval carries:
- a CDS encoding putative bifunctional diguanylate cyclase/phosphodiesterase, whose protein sequence is MPGHRDPFAASAAELGGIAAEMGIDAAEIAARRAFLELEEADAQRLRAMRDKLAAAHHGFADGFYEYLRRLPELAALLPDDATVARLKAAHGRYFDSLVAGDYGEAYVAGRLRVGMTHARIGLTPKWYVGAFRKYLSDMLRATWDATGGEFESFQPAFDALLKVVMLDLGLTLDTYIHADTRAIALRDRAIESSVNGIFIADATPPECRLSYVNAAFSNILGSPREAVLGQPCLCTGDDDGFAVIRDAIAAGRDGYTTLSRTRPDGSPQWIELFLAPVRGDGGVISHYVGILNDVTERKEAEAQLAFLAHHDRLTGLPNRAYFDQRLGQVLAGANRGQGFALCFVDLDRFKVINDSLGHGAGDAVLVEVARRIAGVCRGGDTLVRLAGDEFVILIEGAGESGDAAAVAERVLQALSRPVSAAGRDVDVAASLGIALCPDDGRDAETLLRNADAAMYAAKAAGRNTFRFYDEAMNRRARLRLSFEADLRRAAARGQLELFYQPQLRGDDGALVGAEALLRWRHPERGLVSPLEFIPVAEEAGIIAELGEWALREAARQIADWRRRGVAVPRVAVNLSARQFHAPDLVERVTRILAEAEVPSAWIELEITESTAMQDPAGAVRMLQRLREHGLEVAMDDFGTGHSSLGMLRTLPIDVLKLDRSFVQHLPASGTDAAVATAVVTLARQLGLAVVAEGVETPAQRAFLADLGCDRLQGFLFARPLPAAEVEAWLLRHRGDAGSGSRAGRAPILAGISSCTTPS
- a CDS encoding porin; the encoded protein is MHKNIIAAAIAAAVAMPFAALAQSAPANVTIYGLLDLNLARESAGDKKHVGVDHGELNGSRLGFRGSESLGGDLKAIFTLESGFDPSTGTAEQGGRLFGRQSFVGLESATWGRLTLGRQYSPAFVAIDPFDATGSADRSPGLLSRKAGGIKPAYETRFDNMVKYRSPSFAGLEFDLGYWLGEKTGSGDAMKEGNGHGITALYKNGPLSASLVTQSVYRDATGGRVRTSGGGLAYDFGVVKPYLAYTQDKESGSVGSGKARTFDIGAEIRVTGTDTIALSYAKRDERNDAAAEDAHGWSAYYMHDLSKRTTLYAAYSQLSNKDDANYALGNLTPDAGDDPRVVMAGIRHKF
- the mdcH gene encoding malonate decarboxylase subunit epsilon gives rise to the protein MSTAFLFPGQGSQRPGMLHALPADEQVAAALAEAAEVLHLDPLGLDSAEALASTVAVQLSLLIAGVATARSLIARGARPDLVAGMSIGAFPAAVVAGALDYCDALRLVALRARLMEDSFPRGYGMTAIVGLDVRRCAQLVARVHAPASPVYVANRNAERQMVVAGAEAAMEDVARLALEHGATRTERLAVSVPSHCELLRPAADTMREALAAVRLRPTRIDYLSASSARTIIHPAPLAEDLASNMACPVNWYDTARLAWERGARLSVEMPSGNVLSGLTQEVFAEGVCVCSQDTPVDTIVALVDREHRAGSCGG
- a CDS encoding malonate decarboxylase holo-ACP synthase; translation: MNTAFRPHDLLWLRDPGALRGPLPGWVRAAWPVVVRRAEAAQPGLVAVGLRGSSRAERHASWVARDAVLRALSPETLAQGVRAGGERPAHPVLDTLHRLVPPLDEIGLAWGPAGSTAFALATGAAILHANSDLDLVLRAAVAPSALQRRRLQALQGGVACRLDIQIETGAGAFALNEWLAGRGRVLLKTDRGPVLVADPWAYRNERGEAA